Within the Desulfarculaceae bacterium genome, the region TTCGAACTCGCGGAAGGAGCTGTCCGGCGGGGTGAAGGACTTGCCCTTGGCGATGCTGCGCGCGGCGTAGAGCTCCACCAGGTCGTGGGCGATGAGCTCCACCGCCTTCTTGGCCCGGCTCTTGGTGCGGGCCCAAGAGTGGCCGCCCAGGCGGTCCAGCTTGGGCTTGGCGTCCTCGGGGCCGCGGTACTTGCTGATCAGGCCCATGCGGTCGGCCGGGAGATAGAGCTTGTCTCCTCCCGCGAAGACCAGGTGCAAAAAATCGCTCTCCGCCGCGCCCACGGCCACGGTGGTCAGGCCCTCGTAGCGGGCCACGCCGTGGTCCATGTGCACCACCAGGTCGCCGGCCTCCATGTCGTCCAGGGCAGCCAGCATCTCGCTCAGGCGCGGCGGGGCCTTGTGGCGCACCACCCGGGGCGCGCCGAACACCTCGTCCTCGGTGATGAACACCACCGGCAGCTCGGCGGGCGCGAAGCCGGCGGTGAGGCCGCCTTCCAAAAGGCTGAGCGCCGGACCGCCCGGCTCCAGGGGCCAAGTCTCGGCCGCGCTGCCCCGCACCATCACCCCCACCTCACGCTCGGCCAGAAGCTCGGCCAGGCGCTGCACCTGGGAGCGGGAGCGGCACACCAGCACCGTGGCCCGGCCCTCCTCGCTCTGCTGGTCCACCCACTCCAAGAAGCGGCTGATGATGGAGCCCTCGCCCGCCCGCTTGAGCTCCGCGTGCAGGCCAGGGAAGGTGGAGGCCTTGAGCTTGATCAACTCGGCGCCGCCGCTCTTTTCCAGGCCCATGGCCAGGGCGCGGCAATGCAAGTGCGGGCGCGAATCCAGGCGCAGGGCCATCTGCTCCGGGGTGCGCCGCAGCATGGGCGGGCCCAGCACCACCCGGCCCTCCTCCCGGGCCGCCTCGAACTGCTCGTTCAGCTCGGCGCTCTGGCTCTCCAGGCGGTGCCCCACCTCGGCGGGCTCCAGCACCACGTGCCAGGCGTCCGAGGGCAGATAGGAGAAGATGTCGCCCGCATTGCTGAAGTACACCGGCAACAGCGATTCCAGGGCGGTGAAGGGGGCGCGCAGCTCGATCTTCTCCACCAGCTCGGCCAGGCGGCGGGTGGAGAGCCCCTCCTCGCGGGCCAGCTTGCGCAGGCTCTTAACCGCCCGGTCGGCGGCATCAGCCGAGAGGTCCACGGGCAGGCAGGGGATCAAGGCGGCCTCGGGCAGGGGGAGCTGGGAGCGCTGGTCGCCGGGGTCGAAGCGCCGAAGGCTCTCGATCTCGTCGCCGAAGAACTCCACCCGCACCGGGTCGTCCAAGAGCGGTCCGAAGAAGTCCACCACCGAGCCGCGCACCGCGAAGTCGCCCACCTGCTCCACCAGGGGCACCGGGGTGTAGCCCCCCGCGGCCAAGGCCTTGACCAGGTCATCGCGCTCCAGGCGCTGGCCCTTGGCCAAGGACAGGTAGTTGTCCAAAAGGTGCTCGGGCGGGCACAGGCGAGAGGCCGCCGCCGCGGCCGAGGTGACCACCAGCAAGGGGCGCTCGGCGGCCATCAGCTCCCAGAGCACGGCCAAACGGCGAGCCGTTACCTCTGGGGGCGGGTCCAACTCCTGATAGGGGCTCACCTCATAGGCCGGGAACAGGCGCACCGGGCTGCCGCCGGGCGCGGCGCCGGACAGGAAGAACTCCAGGTCCCTGACCAGGGTCTCGGCCACGGCCAAGGTGGGGCAAACCACCAGCCAGGCCCGGGGCGCATCCAGCCACAGCCGGGCCAGGGCAAAGGCCCGCCCCGCGCCCTCCACCCCGCCCAGCAGCGCTGCGCCCTGGGTCTCCAGGGCCGTGCGCGCCTGCTCCAGGTTCCGGCCCGGAGGCCAGACCACGGGGTTGTCGCCGGTGGATGGCTGAGTCATGCTTTCAACCGCTTTGCCTGCCAAAAAACACAAAAATCCGCGCCACGTTGCTTTGACGCGGCTGCACGCCCCTAAAGAATAACCCTTGGTTTGGGCAGCGGCAAGTTGCCTCCTGGTGGGAGCGAGGGCCCACCTGAGGTATACTGTTGCCTCGGAATTGTCACCCAGGTCTTGAAGGAGCTCCCTTGCCACCGATGGTTTTGCTGAAAGAAGGCGGCGCGGCCCGCAACGTGGGCTTGCGGCTGGGCCTGAGCCTGAGCCTGATCACCGGGCTCGGGGTCAAGCTCATGGGCCTGGTGGACGACTCCCTCAAGCCCCGCCCCGGCCTGGGAGCCGGCGGCCTCACCGTGGCCAACGCCGCCTCGGCGGTGAGCCGGGGGCGCCTCAAGGCCGAGATCGGCTCCGGCGAGCTGGAGTTCATTCCCGGCGGGCCGCCCCAGGCGGGCGAGTACCATTTCGACGTGGCCCAACTGGAGCCCAGTTTCGCGCCCTACACCCCCATCCTGGAGCTGCTGGCCCTGCCCCTGGCCGTGGCTCCGGGTCGCAGCAACGTGATCCTGCGGGGGGCCAGCCACGCGGTGGGCGCGCCCACCAGCGACGAGATCGCCTCGGTGCTGTTGCCCAATTTGCGCGCCTTGGGCCTGAACTTGGGCTATAGCGAGATTTCGCCGGGATTCTTTCCAGCCGGGGGCGGCGAAGCCGAGTTGACCGTGCGCCCGGCGGTGGTGTTGCAGACCATCAAGGCCGAGGAGCCCTTCCGGGCCCTCAGGGTGGGGGTGGAGATGATGACCTCCGACCTGCCGGTGCACATGGCCGAGCAGGCCCTGCAAGGGGCCATCGACCGCTTGGCCATCCACGGCTTCGAGGCCACGGGCAACCTGCGCCGCGCCCGGGGCGGCAAGGGCCAGTCCCTT harbors:
- the mfd gene encoding transcription-repair coupling factor; translation: MTQPSTGDNPVVWPPGRNLEQARTALETQGAALLGGVEGAGRAFALARLWLDAPRAWLVVCPTLAVAETLVRDLEFFLSGAAPGGSPVRLFPAYEVSPYQELDPPPEVTARRLAVLWELMAAERPLLVVTSAAAAASRLCPPEHLLDNYLSLAKGQRLERDDLVKALAAGGYTPVPLVEQVGDFAVRGSVVDFFGPLLDDPVRVEFFGDEIESLRRFDPGDQRSQLPLPEAALIPCLPVDLSADAADRAVKSLRKLAREEGLSTRRLAELVEKIELRAPFTALESLLPVYFSNAGDIFSYLPSDAWHVVLEPAEVGHRLESQSAELNEQFEAAREEGRVVLGPPMLRRTPEQMALRLDSRPHLHCRALAMGLEKSGGAELIKLKASTFPGLHAELKRAGEGSIISRFLEWVDQQSEEGRATVLVCRSRSQVQRLAELLAEREVGVMVRGSAAETWPLEPGGPALSLLEGGLTAGFAPAELPVVFITEDEVFGAPRVVRHKAPPRLSEMLAALDDMEAGDLVVHMDHGVARYEGLTTVAVGAAESDFLHLVFAGGDKLYLPADRMGLISKYRGPEDAKPKLDRLGGHSWARTKSRAKKAVELIAHDLVELYAARSIAKGKSFTPPDSSFREFEAGFPWEETPDQARAIQDVLADLGAAKPMDRLICGDVGFGKTEVALRAAYLVAMQGKQVAFLVPTTVLAEQHYQTFVERLMDQPVEVESLSRFKTPAEQRQILAGIKQGKLDIVIGTHRLIQKDVEFKDLGLVVVDEEQRFGVKDKERLKKLRRLVDVLTLTATPIPRTLQMSLSGLRDLSVINTPPADRQAIKTYVAPFTPQAVREALERELKRQGQVFLVHNRVQDIHKMARQVQRLAPAARVGVAHGQLPEKELERVMMAFVKRELDVLVCTTIIESGLDIPAANTIIINNADKLGLSQIYQLRGRVGRSGQRAYAYLLVKSEQSLTRQAAKRLKALMDFTQLGAGFAIAMHDLQIRGAGNMLGEAQSGVAAEVGYELYLRLLEEAIARLKGEAPAEGPEPELKLGLPAHLPESYVPDPEVRLSLYRRLSAVRREDDLEGVAAEMGDRFGPPPAAAGNLLAGVGLKVLARRLGAERLDVSGDGFMAHFTRTDALDLDRLLTMAQEQPQKVRVFPDGRVKLSLEAGRPPLEQARQFLQYIGGDGN